The DNA region GGTGGGCGATATTCAACAGGCCAGTGCGCTCGCCCGGGCGATGGTGATGCGCTATGGCATGTCCGACAAGGTTGGCAATATCGACTATCAGGAAGCGGCGGCGGGCTATCAACCCAATGGTGGTGCCGGTGGCTTCTCGATTTCGGCCCATACCAAGGAATTGATCGAAGAAGAGGTCAAGCGGATCATCGATGAAGGCTATGAACGCGCCGTGAAGATCATCGATGACAACCGCGAGGAATGGGAACGGCTTGCGGAAGGGCTGTTGGAATACGAGACCCTGACCGGCGAGGAAATCAATCGCGTGATCAAGGGTGAGCCGCCGCACAAGGGTGAGGATGAAGACGACACGCCCGATGCGGGAAGCGCGCCTTCGGTCACGGCAATTCCCAAGACCAAGCCTAAGGCCAAGGCCAAACCTGCGGATGGTGGTATGGAGCCTGAGCCGTCGGCATGAGTTCGAACGGCAGAAAAGACTGGAATCCCGGGGCCTATGCAAGGTTCCGGGATTTGCGTGCGCGCCCGGCGCTTGACCTGATGCTGGCGGTGCGTTCGGTGGGCGGCGGGGATGTTATTGATCTTGGTTGTGGCAATGGCGCGATGGGCGCAAGCCTGAAAGAGCGATTTGCCGGACACAGCCTTATTGGGGTGGATGCGAGCCCGGCGATGCTGTCTCAGGCGCGGCAAGGCGGGGCCTATGACACTCTGATCGAGGCCGATATCGCCGACTGGGAGAGCGAACGCGCGGGGCTTATCTTTTCGAATGCAGCGTTGCACTGGCTGGGGGGGCACGAGGCGCTTTTCCCGCGGCTTGCAGGGATGTTGGCGATGGGTGGCACGCTGGCGGTGCAGATGCCGCATCAAAACAACGCGCCATCGCATCGGGTGTGGAATTCGCTTGTCGAGGAGATGTTTCCCGGCCGGGTGGATATGGCGGCCTCTCCGGCTGTGATGAAGCCGTCGTATTATTTTCATTTGCTGGCTGGTTTGGGCCGTTTTTCGCTGTGGGAGACGGAATATTATCAGGTTCTGGGGGCGGATGAGAGCGGTCATCCGGTACGCCGTTTTACAGAGAGTACCTTTGCGCGGCCAATTCTCGACGTGCTGGAGCCTGTTGAGCAGGCGGATTTGATCAGACGCTATGAGGAGGTCATGGAGAAGGCCTATCCTCGGGGCAAGGATGGGACGGTTTTGTTTCCATTCCGGCGGATGTTTTTCACCCTGACGGTTTGAGAGCCACGCTCGGGCAACTCCCGCCCGCCTCCCCGCTGCCTTCGCGCGGCTCTGTCGAGCAGGGGATGAGAGGGGAGTTTGTGCGGCGGGTATGGCAAATTTGAGTATTTCAGGAAAGATGAAGTGCGACTTAGGGTGCGATTTCAACCGTGGTGATTTTCTGGCTGTGGCTCTGACCGCCGCGCAAAAGGGTGACGCGGCCAGTATAAGTGCCAGCGGGCCAGGCAGCGCCGGCGCGACGCCAGGCCGCGCCGCGCGACAGGATGGCCATATTGCGCGGGACGATGTGTTTGCGGCTATAGTTAAGGCCGTTGGAGCCTGAGATTTCGATCCGCACTTCGTCGCCTGCGCGGGCACCAAAGACGTATCCCCAGAGCAGAAGTTGCGCGCTGTCGGCGGGAAGGGTGGCGTGGGTGCCGCCGCCGCTCTGGATGATTTCGAGTGCGGGCATGCGCGGGGCGAAACCGGCCAGAAGCACGCCGCCGGGGGTGTAGGTTGGAGGGTGGTCCTGCCAGAGTGTGCGCGGCGGAGGCAGGGCGCATGCATCAAGCCCATCGGGGTTGAACGGGTCGACCGGCTTTTGCAGATAGCGCACGGAGAAATGAAGGTGCGGGAATTCGGCCAGCCCGGATTGCCCGACGAGGCCAAGCGGCGTGCCGGTCTCGACCTGTTGGCCGGGCTTTACCAGCAGGCTGCCTTTGCGCAGGTGGCAATATTGCGTCACCCAGCCTTGCCCGTGATCAATCACCAGCCCATTGCCACATTCAATATCCTTGACGCTGTCGGGTTTGGCGAGGAAGGCGCCGTCTTGCATGCCGTCTCGTGTGCCGCGCACACGACCCGGGGCGGCGGCCATGACGGTGACGCCGCGGGCCATGTCGGCCAGTGTGGCGACGGCGAAATCGGTGCCTTTGTGGCCATCATAGCTGTGCGGGTTACAGCGAAAGTCGCGCGCGGCGGGGCCGGGATCAGCATCGAAGTAGTTCTGGATGTAACAGGTTTCGCCAATGGTGCAGCCGACCGGTTGGGCCAGTTGCGGCGGGTTCGATTGCGTGGGCAAGGGGGGCTTGGGCGCAGGAAGGTCGGCGCGGGCGGGGAGGCCGACAAGCATGGTTGCCGCAGCCAGGGCTGTCAGAAGAAAGGCGCGCACCCAGGGGATGCGCGCCAGATTGCCTTGCTGAATGTCGGGCGTCAGGCTCAATTTTGAGCCTCGCTCAATCTGCGGTGAGCAAAGGCGGCTTGTCGCCCTTGATCCGCCGGTTTTGCGGCCCTTCAATGGAAAGCTCGATCTCGCCGCGCTTGACGCCGACCTTGACGAGGCCGCCCTTGGTGAGTTGGCCGAACAGGAGTTCTTCTGCCAGAGGCTTCTTGATGTATTCCTGGATCACGCGGGCCAATGGGCGCGCACCCATCTTGTCGTCATAGCCCTTGTCGGCCAACCACTCGGCGGCCTTGCGCGAGAGTTCGATGGCGACGCCACGGTCGAGCAGTTGAGCTTCGAGTTGAAGCACGAATTTCTCGACCACTTGCAGGATCACCTCTTTGCCGAGCGGTGCAAAGGACACCACGGCATCAAGGCGGTTGCGGAACTCGGGCGTAAAGGCACGTTCGATCGCGGCGGTATCTTCGCCGGTGCGACGGTCACGCCCAAAGCCAATGGCGGCCTTGGCCATTTCCGAGGCGCCCGCGTTCGAGGTCATGATCAGGATGACATTTCGGAAATCGGTGGTGCGCCCGTTGTGATCGGTCAGCTTGCCGTGGTCCATCACCTGCAACAGGATGTTGTAGACATCCGGGTGCGCCTTTTCGATTTCATCAAGCAGCAGCACGCAATGCGGGTTTTGATCGATACTATCGGTGAGCATGCCACCCTGATCAAAACCGACATAGCCCGGAGGCGCGCCGATCAGGCGCGAAACTGCGTGTTTCTCCATGTATTCCGACATGTCAAAGCGGATCAACTCGACCCCGAGTGTGTCGGCCAATTGGCGCGCCACTTCGGTTTTGCCGACACCGGTGGGACCGGTGAAGAGATAGTTGCCGATGGGTTTTTCCGGCTCGCGCAGGCCCGCACGGGCCAGCTTGATGGCCGAAGACAGGTTTTCGATTGCCGCATCTTGCCCGAAAACCACCCGTTTGAGCGATTTTTCGAGATCTTTCAGCACCGCGCTATCATCCTTGGAGACGGTTTTCGGTGGGATGCGGGCGAGTTTTGCCACGATATCTTCGATCTCCTTGACGCCAATGGATTTGCGCCGTTTGGCCTTGGCCACGAGATGTTGCGCGGCACCTGCTTCGTCGATCACGTCAATTGCCTTGTCGGGCAGCTTGCGGTCGTTGATGTAACGCGCCGAAAGCTCGACAGCGGTTTTGATCGCCTCGGCGGTGTATCTGACGCCGTGATGCTCTTCGAAATAGGGCTTGAGGCCCTTGAGGATCTTCACCGTGTCATCGACCGAAGGTTCGTTGACGTCGATCTTCTGAAACCGGCGCGATAGCGCGCGGTCTTTCTCGAAGTGCTGGCGGAATTCCTTGTAGGTGGTCGAGCCCATGCAGCGCAGCTTGCCGCCCTGCAAGGCGGGTTTGAGCAGGTTGGACGCGTCCATCGCGCCGCCCGATGTGGCACCCGCGCCGATCACCGTATGGATTTCGTCGATAAACAGCACTGCATCGGGATGCTCTTCAAGCTCGTTCATCACGGCCTTGAGGCGTTCCTCAAAGTCACCGCGATAACGTGTGCCGGCCAGAAGCGCGCCCATGTCGAGCGAATAGATCGTGGTTTCGGAGAGAACTTCGGGGGTTTCGCCTTTGACGATCTTATAGGCCAACCCTTCTGCGATGGCGGTTTTGCCAACGCCGGGATCACCCACCAGAAGGGGGTTGTTCTTGCGACGGCGACAAAGCACCTGAATGCAACGCTCAACCTCGTGGCTGCGTCCGATCAGCGGATCGACATCGCCCTTGCGCGCCTTGTCGTTGAGATCAACGCAGTATTTGCCAAGCGCGCTGTCCTTGCCATCAGACTCGGGGGGAATCTGGGCCTCTTCCTCGATGTCGGCGCCCTGCACGGGGCGGGATTCGCCAAATTCGGGGTCTTTGGCAACGCCATGAGCGATGAAATTCACCGCGTCATAGCGGGTCATGTCCTGTTCTTGCAGGAAATAGGCGGCGTTTGATTCGCG from Rhodobacteraceae bacterium LMO-JJ12 includes:
- a CDS encoding methyltransferase domain-containing protein: MSSNGRKDWNPGAYARFRDLRARPALDLMLAVRSVGGGDVIDLGCGNGAMGASLKERFAGHSLIGVDASPAMLSQARQGGAYDTLIEADIADWESERAGLIFSNAALHWLGGHEALFPRLAGMLAMGGTLAVQMPHQNNAPSHRVWNSLVEEMFPGRVDMAASPAVMKPSYYFHLLAGLGRFSLWETEYYQVLGADESGHPVRRFTESTFARPILDVLEPVEQADLIRRYEEVMEKAYPRGKDGTVLFPFRRMFFTLTV
- a CDS encoding M23 family metallopeptidase; translated protein: MSLTPDIQQGNLARIPWVRAFLLTALAAATMLVGLPARADLPAPKPPLPTQSNPPQLAQPVGCTIGETCYIQNYFDADPGPAARDFRCNPHSYDGHKGTDFAVATLADMARGVTVMAAAPGRVRGTRDGMQDGAFLAKPDSVKDIECGNGLVIDHGQGWVTQYCHLRKGSLLVKPGQQVETGTPLGLVGQSGLAEFPHLHFSVRYLQKPVDPFNPDGLDACALPPPRTLWQDHPPTYTPGGVLLAGFAPRMPALEIIQSGGGTHATLPADSAQLLLWGYVFGARAGDEVRIEISGSNGLNYSRKHIVPRNMAILSRGAAWRRAGAAWPAGTYTGRVTLLRGGQSHSQKITTVEIAP
- the clpA gene encoding ATP-dependent Clp protease ATP-binding subunit ClpA translates to MPSFSTTLEQAIHGALALANARRHEFATLEHLLLALLDEPDAIRVMQACSVDLDELRQTLVEFIEEDLSNLVTEIDGSEAVPTAAFQRVIQRAAIHVQSSGRTEVTGANVLVAIFAERESNAAYFLQEQDMTRYDAVNFIAHGVAKDPEFGESRPVQGADIEEEAQIPPESDGKDSALGKYCVDLNDKARKGDVDPLIGRSHEVERCIQVLCRRRKNNPLLVGDPGVGKTAIAEGLAYKIVKGETPEVLSETTIYSLDMGALLAGTRYRGDFEERLKAVMNELEEHPDAVLFIDEIHTVIGAGATSGGAMDASNLLKPALQGGKLRCMGSTTYKEFRQHFEKDRALSRRFQKIDVNEPSVDDTVKILKGLKPYFEEHHGVRYTAEAIKTAVELSARYINDRKLPDKAIDVIDEAGAAQHLVAKAKRRKSIGVKEIEDIVAKLARIPPKTVSKDDSAVLKDLEKSLKRVVFGQDAAIENLSSAIKLARAGLREPEKPIGNYLFTGPTGVGKTEVARQLADTLGVELIRFDMSEYMEKHAVSRLIGAPPGYVGFDQGGMLTDSIDQNPHCVLLLDEIEKAHPDVYNILLQVMDHGKLTDHNGRTTDFRNVILIMTSNAGASEMAKAAIGFGRDRRTGEDTAAIERAFTPEFRNRLDAVVSFAPLGKEVILQVVEKFVLQLEAQLLDRGVAIELSRKAAEWLADKGYDDKMGARPLARVIQEYIKKPLAEELLFGQLTKGGLVKVGVKRGEIELSIEGPQNRRIKGDKPPLLTAD